Proteins encoded within one genomic window of Candidatus Schekmanbacteria bacterium:
- a CDS encoding prepilin-type N-terminal cleavage/methylation domain-containing protein, which translates to MTGPNKNRTGFTFLEIMVAVAILSISLIAALRAQSQSIRTAAECVEKIKLVNMAKEKIGEIEAQGFPNTGESEGEFEDYPGYYWKVTVKPVSSDILGLDKSTASVSLGDYLRDVKVTIYNERKDRELFSIETFVAAQE; encoded by the coding sequence ATGACAGGACCAAATAAAAACAGAACAGGCTTTACATTCCTCGAAATAATGGTGGCAGTTGCTATCCTTTCAATCTCTCTTATTGCTGCCCTGCGTGCACAATCGCAGAGTATCAGGACTGCAGCAGAGTGTGTTGAGAAGATAAAGCTTGTAAATATGGCAAAGGAAAAAATTGGTGAAATAGAAGCGCAGGGTTTTCCTAATACCGGAGAAAGTGAAGGAGAATTTGAAGATTATCCCGGATATTACTGGAAGGTCACTGTAAAGCCTGTTTCAAGCGACATCCTCGGACTTGATAAGAGCACAGCATCTGTTTCGCTTGGCGATTACCTGCGCGATGTTAAGGTCACTATATACAACGAAAGAAAAGACAGGGAACTTTTTTCAATTGAAACATTTGTTGCAGCTCAGGAATGA
- a CDS encoding ABC transporter substrate-binding protein gives MQSSKNKIIEIVMLITLTAVFSNTFQGMSYAKNLRVAVIKSFASTPFEETLSGFKESLKKEEIEADFEIFSANGDPIKVREAVQQIKSGDFSLVFTMGSLATDNALTEITNIPIVSSMILKDDKIKKTPNATGVVLEFSIETQLKCMQQILPKGITIGTIYNSKENGKFVETAAAIAKSMGYKFYAKEINTPQDLPSALESMANSVDVLWGIPDSMVLTPETSKHILLFSLRNRIPFIGLSSAWTKAGALYSLERNYNDIGIQCAELALSLLRNQKERATNPVPPRKALYSINFKTAQQLKIEIPENIINGAIQVY, from the coding sequence ATGCAATCATCAAAAAATAAAATAATTGAAATAGTTATGTTGATTACACTGACAGCCGTGTTTTCAAACACATTTCAGGGAATGTCCTATGCGAAAAACCTGCGGGTAGCAGTGATTAAGAGTTTTGCCAGTACCCCTTTCGAAGAGACTCTTTCAGGATTCAAGGAGAGCCTTAAAAAAGAAGAGATTGAAGCAGATTTTGAAATATTTTCAGCCAACGGGGACCCCATAAAGGTTCGGGAAGCAGTCCAACAAATAAAGAGTGGAGATTTCAGCCTGGTCTTTACAATGGGCTCCCTTGCAACTGATAATGCTTTAACTGAGATAACAAACATTCCTATAGTCTCTTCAATGATACTGAAGGATGATAAAATTAAAAAAACACCCAATGCCACAGGAGTAGTTCTCGAGTTCTCTATAGAAACTCAGCTTAAATGCATGCAGCAAATTCTTCCAAAGGGTATTACCATAGGAACAATATACAACTCAAAAGAGAATGGTAAATTCGTTGAGACAGCAGCAGCAATAGCTAAATCTATGGGCTATAAGTTTTACGCAAAGGAGATAAACACACCTCAGGATCTTCCATCAGCGCTTGAAAGCATGGCAAACAGTGTGGATGTTCTCTGGGGAATACCTGACAGTATGGTGCTTACTCCGGAAACTTCAAAACATATCCTCCTTTTTTCACTAAGAAACAGGATTCCGTTCATAGGGCTTTCAAGCGCGTGGACAAAAGCGGGGGCTCTCTATTCGCTTGAGCGTAATTACAATGACATTGGAATCCAGTGTGCTGAACTCGCTCTTAGTCTTCTTCGCAACCAGAAAGAACGTGCAACCAATCCGGTACCTCCCAGGAAAGCACTTTACTCTATTAATTTTAAGACTGCCCAACAGTTAAAAATAGAAATCCCTGAAAATATTATAAACGGGGCAATACAGGTTTATTAG
- a CDS encoding general secretion pathway protein GspK, translating to MRKIKKDKNKKGTEGFALAIVLLVTTLVVILALEFNYEMRTNASIAANSMDDIKAYYAAKAGIAAGIFGLRADFKSDKDKNSFVDYKGELWATQNIAIPVGEGVTSGIITDEDGKINLNIFLEDEGEDDEEDQSKNKNTKKQGEDRLEQQQNVVKRILDSLPVNSNNSDDIIHVMKEWSGISEEDPALTSYYSNLTVPYESKGNYFDDMTELLLLKGITKEFYFQMPESSDVLQVAAPSSSGGGGTGNTDVVTAGKSLDKLFTVFTPYLDEEEAKININTAPREVLRSLHEDMDDSAVEAIISRQASSDPFKSMDDVKAEPALQNVYDDKPNGPRGIRHLLGMRSYYFRIKATGQVRNASKTIEAVVLRDPEKGSIDIRSWSVY from the coding sequence ATGCGGAAAATAAAAAAAGATAAAAACAAAAAAGGGACCGAAGGCTTTGCCCTGGCCATAGTTCTTCTTGTCACCACACTTGTCGTGATCCTTGCACTTGAGTTCAACTACGAGATGAGAACCAATGCGAGCATAGCTGCCAATTCTATGGATGATATCAAGGCATATTATGCTGCAAAAGCAGGCATCGCCGCAGGCATATTCGGATTGAGGGCAGACTTTAAAAGTGACAAGGATAAAAACAGCTTTGTAGATTATAAGGGCGAGCTTTGGGCTACACAGAACATAGCTATCCCGGTTGGAGAAGGTGTAACATCCGGAATTATTACTGATGAGGACGGCAAAATCAATCTCAACATATTTCTTGAGGATGAAGGTGAAGATGATGAAGAAGATCAATCGAAGAATAAAAATACAAAGAAACAGGGAGAGGACCGTCTGGAGCAACAGCAAAATGTCGTAAAAAGAATCCTTGATAGCCTGCCGGTTAATTCAAACAATAGCGACGATATAATACATGTTATGAAGGAATGGAGCGGTATATCAGAAGAAGACCCGGCATTGACTTCCTATTACAGCAATCTCACAGTGCCTTACGAAAGCAAAGGCAATTATTTTGATGACATGACTGAACTGCTGCTTTTAAAGGGGATTACCAAAGAGTTCTATTTCCAGATGCCTGAATCAAGTGACGTTCTGCAAGTAGCTGCTCCATCCTCATCTGGCGGGGGAGGAACAGGCAATACGGATGTAGTCACTGCCGGGAAAAGTCTTGATAAACTTTTTACTGTTTTTACACCTTACCTCGATGAAGAGGAAGCCAAGATAAATATCAATACTGCACCACGCGAGGTATTGCGCTCTCTCCATGAAGACATGGATGACAGTGCAGTTGAAGCAATCATCAGCAGACAGGCAAGTTCTGATCCCTTTAAATCCATGGATGATGTTAAGGCAGAGCCTGCACTTCAAAATGTTTATGATGACAAACCCAATGGTCCCCGCGGAATAAGACATTTGCTGGGAATGAGAAGCTATTACTTCAGGATAAAAGCGACCGGACAAGTAAGGAATGCTTCAAAAACAATAGAAGCTGTAGTATTGCGCGATCCTGAAAAGGGCTCAATTGATATAAGGTCCTGGTCAGTGTACTGA
- a CDS encoding response regulator, which produces METIKRKRRVSLLTKFNLLTISLIVLTSVGITVYVVRTETANNYSELINHGRSLASMLVQNSEYGIYTEDSKSLQQIVKSVEADPNIAYINIFNREKNCLVQKKNDTNVNVPLTLRNRDLAPANGIIIKEFTEEQSGNSYIDILAPVLTVSQTDPVEMLEMGEKLSQPKIIGYIQLGLTQEKIKNHLRKFLLSTVIFTSMFTMVGILLTILLTKKIISPIRNLSSVAEDISEGNLNREISITTNDEISDLSRAFNHMLVRLRDYRSEAEGRNSELQAINQIMQVEINERKSAEEALASEKENLAITLRSIGDGVITTDIEGKIILLNNAASELTGWDYQEAQGKDLSEVFHIVQPSTAYNWWSIAKKVFESGGQIDLGKNIKILSRNGMHRIVDLRCAPVRHRAGNIIGVIIVFRDVTELKKTEEEIMQNKLDSIGVLAGGIAHDFNNLLTAIMGNVSSAKIKLERNLSREKIFERLNETEKATMRARDLTQQLLTFAKGGTPVKKISDIKEIIRDATRFAIRGSNAKCELSIEEELAAADVDIGQISQVINNITLNGVQAMPEGGTIKVFAGNIEASSETDLPMGHMGSEKYIKISIQDHGTGISEKHLKKIFDPYFTTKQQGSGLGLASSYSIVKKHDGIIKVESKMGEGTVFHIYLPASSNEITQADHPELCQSKGKGKLLIMDDEEIIRNCLSDMLQDLGYDTCCAGNGAEAIQIYLQEAELGSPFDAVIMDLTIPGGMGGKETIRKLSEIDKEVKAIVASGYSTDPVMANYKEYGFKAVLSKPFNTQELGEALRQVINNSIN; this is translated from the coding sequence ATGGAAACCATAAAAAGAAAGAGAAGAGTAAGTCTGCTTACGAAATTTAATCTTCTCACAATCTCTCTGATCGTACTTACATCTGTCGGTATCACAGTTTATGTCGTACGCACCGAGACTGCGAACAACTATAGCGAGCTTATAAACCACGGCCGTTCCCTTGCCTCCATGCTCGTACAGAATAGCGAATACGGAATATACACAGAAGACAGCAAGTCTCTGCAGCAGATAGTAAAAAGCGTAGAAGCTGATCCAAACATTGCGTACATCAACATCTTCAACAGGGAAAAAAACTGCCTTGTACAGAAAAAGAATGACACTAATGTAAATGTTCCCCTGACACTGAGAAACAGGGATCTCGCTCCGGCAAATGGAATTATAATAAAGGAATTCACAGAAGAACAGAGCGGAAACAGCTACATAGATATCCTTGCGCCTGTGCTCACAGTTTCTCAGACTGATCCCGTTGAAATGCTTGAAATGGGAGAGAAGTTATCGCAACCTAAAATAATAGGTTATATTCAGCTCGGACTTACACAGGAAAAAATCAAAAATCATCTGCGCAAATTTCTGCTCTCAACAGTTATCTTTACATCGATGTTCACCATGGTAGGCATATTGCTTACTATATTACTCACTAAAAAAATAATATCTCCTATAAGAAACCTGTCATCAGTCGCTGAAGATATATCTGAAGGAAATCTAAACCGGGAAATAAGCATAACTACCAATGATGAGATTTCTGATCTCAGCCGCGCCTTCAATCATATGCTTGTACGCCTTCGTGACTACAGGAGCGAAGCAGAAGGGCGTAATTCCGAGCTGCAGGCAATAAACCAGATCATGCAGGTTGAAATCAATGAGCGTAAATCAGCAGAAGAAGCACTCGCATCCGAAAAGGAGAACCTTGCCATAACTCTGCGAAGTATCGGAGACGGTGTAATCACAACAGACATTGAAGGAAAAATAATCTTGCTGAATAACGCTGCATCAGAGCTTACTGGCTGGGATTATCAAGAGGCACAAGGAAAGGACCTCTCCGAAGTATTCCATATCGTACAGCCTTCAACAGCGTATAATTGGTGGAGTATAGCAAAAAAAGTGTTTGAATCCGGCGGTCAGATAGACCTTGGCAAGAATATAAAAATTCTCTCAAGAAACGGCATGCATAGAATTGTAGATCTGCGGTGCGCACCTGTCCGTCACAGAGCAGGAAATATAATTGGTGTCATCATAGTATTCCGTGATGTAACCGAGCTGAAAAAGACTGAGGAAGAGATAATGCAGAACAAATTAGACTCAATCGGAGTTCTTGCAGGAGGCATAGCGCATGATTTCAACAATCTGCTTACTGCAATAATGGGCAACGTTTCAAGCGCAAAGATAAAACTCGAAAGGAACTTATCAAGAGAAAAAATCTTTGAGAGGCTGAACGAAACAGAAAAGGCAACAATGCGGGCAAGGGACTTAACCCAGCAATTGCTTACCTTCGCCAAAGGCGGAACTCCTGTAAAGAAGATTTCAGATATTAAAGAGATTATAAGAGACGCAACGCGCTTTGCCATAAGGGGATCAAACGCCAAGTGCGAGCTATCCATTGAAGAAGAGCTTGCTGCTGCTGACGTTGACATAGGACAGATAAGCCAGGTAATAAACAACATTACTCTCAATGGGGTACAAGCAATGCCTGAAGGAGGCACAATCAAGGTATTTGCAGGGAATATTGAAGCATCCTCAGAAACAGATCTTCCCATGGGACATATGGGAAGCGAAAAATACATTAAGATATCAATTCAAGATCATGGGACAGGTATATCTGAAAAACATCTAAAGAAAATATTTGACCCTTACTTTACTACAAAGCAGCAGGGGAGCGGTCTCGGACTTGCATCTTCCTATTCAATCGTAAAGAAGCATGACGGAATCATCAAAGTTGAATCAAAGATGGGAGAGGGAACCGTCTTTCATATATATCTTCCTGCATCATCAAATGAGATAACTCAGGCTGATCATCCGGAACTATGCCAGTCCAAAGGCAAAGGTAAGCTTCTTATTATGGATGATGAAGAGATAATAAGAAACTGTCTTAGTGACATGCTTCAAGATCTTGGATACGATACATGCTGTGCAGGAAATGGAGCAGAAGCCATTCAGATTTACCTGCAAGAAGCAGAATTGGGCTCACCCTTTGACGCTGTAATAATGGACCTTACCATTCCCGGAGGAATGGGAGGAAAAGAAACTATAAGAAAACTCTCTGAAATAGACAAAGAAGTAAAAGCCATAGTAGCAAGCGGTTATTCAACAGATCCTGTTATGGCAAATTATAAAGAATACGGTTTTAAGGCTGTTCTCTCAAAGCCTTTTAACACACAGGAACTTGGGGAAGCTTTAAGACAGGTGATAAATAACTCCATAAATTGA
- a CDS encoding prepilin-type N-terminal cleavage/methylation domain-containing protein translates to MQRPIKGFTLIEISVVLLIIGLIGLLIFPKLGDRLWDTEYKISLRRLAGSVKEVFNLAATKGVTYYFVFDLDKEKYWVAIPDQQGRLSEEVEAHMLDHKMPDGTDIVDITFGSRVFSEGQNIILFTPTGLEGKYYIHLERKKEKLTLILSPLTGGTEIKDGYITP, encoded by the coding sequence ATGCAAAGACCCATCAAAGGGTTTACTCTCATAGAGATTTCTGTAGTGCTCCTGATTATCGGTTTGATAGGGCTTCTGATATTCCCGAAACTTGGAGACAGGCTTTGGGATACAGAATATAAGATATCTCTGAGGAGGCTTGCCGGAAGTGTAAAGGAAGTTTTTAACCTCGCCGCTACAAAAGGAGTGACTTACTATTTTGTCTTCGACCTTGATAAAGAGAAATACTGGGTTGCCATTCCGGACCAGCAGGGGAGACTCTCAGAGGAGGTGGAGGCCCACATGCTTGATCACAAAATGCCTGATGGAACTGACATTGTCGACATAACATTTGGCAGCCGTGTTTTCAGTGAAGGGCAAAATATTATCCTTTTTACTCCGACAGGTCTTGAGGGGAAATATTATATCCACCTTGAGAGGAAGAAAGAGAAACTGACGCTTATTCTATCTCCTCTTACAGGAGGCACGGAAATAAAAGACGGATATATAACTCCATGA
- a CDS encoding response regulator — MEHIRKSGISYKTTTRVCAAIAILISSMGLAGWATDSSFLKSIHADYIPIAPLTAILFIISGVILFTAAENKSRGSASGIRGALSIIVAVTGLAVIVQFFLGIDYIESIFISEPALLRGAPVGRMSPITGACFLLSGFALALRSLLPHLNKKYCYGFFTVLVTAINAIVLLGYVYGTPLLYGGTIIPVSLPTSLAFIFLGHGLMFAAGPECWPLRAFIGTTVQSRLIRFFLPVVVIIVALESITDLYFKNEGVNPALFNALDLITGVIVVSVVVSYLAKLLGGDIDRAEAERKQYEEALRESEKKYRELSQQFNTILDVIPYIITLQSSDLRIIWANRWSAAMSGKEPSELVGKHCYEMLHNSASPCKDCPVDVIFKTGEPACESVVTHFDRSFDLKAVPIKNEKGEIESVLAIGEDITDNLKLEEQLRHAQKMETVGTLTGGIAHDFNNILTAIIGYGHILLMKMKEDDPLKENVEHILFSSERAAELIQSLLTFSRKKPIDPKPVELNDIVKRITKLLLRLIGEDIELRTQLSQDRLSILAEAGQIEQIMMNLATNARDAMKGKGLLSITTGIVDIDDSYIKAHGYGKKGKYAFFSFADNGKGMDKKTRERIFEPFFTTKEVGKGTGLGMSIVYGIVKQHSGYINVYSEPESGTTFIAYLPIIETDTVKDNIKDNIIPRGKGEVVLLAEDYDEARNLIMSVLDEYNYMVIDAVDGEDAVNKFIANKDRINLVMLDVIMPKKNGKEVYSEIKKINPEIKVIFTSGYTGDIINKVDLTGGESDFVSKPIFPSELLKKVREVLDRRD, encoded by the coding sequence ATGGAGCACATCAGAAAATCAGGGATTTCCTATAAAACAACAACGCGAGTTTGTGCTGCAATAGCAATTCTTATATCTTCTATGGGGCTTGCGGGATGGGCAACGGATTCGTCATTCCTTAAGAGCATTCATGCAGATTATATTCCCATAGCACCGCTTACTGCCATACTTTTTATTATATCAGGAGTCATACTTTTCACAGCGGCAGAAAACAAAAGCAGGGGCAGTGCTTCAGGTATCAGAGGGGCTCTATCAATCATTGTCGCAGTGACCGGACTAGCAGTGATTGTCCAGTTTTTTCTTGGGATTGATTATATAGAATCTATTTTTATTTCCGAACCAGCGCTTCTTCGTGGAGCCCCTGTAGGGCGCATGTCGCCTATAACAGGAGCCTGCTTTCTTTTATCCGGTTTTGCGCTCGCTCTCCGTTCACTGCTGCCACACCTTAACAAAAAATATTGTTATGGGTTCTTTACCGTGCTTGTTACTGCAATTAACGCTATAGTCCTGCTCGGTTATGTATACGGCACGCCTCTGCTTTACGGCGGTACAATCATACCTGTGTCACTTCCGACTTCGCTTGCTTTTATATTCCTGGGGCATGGATTGATGTTTGCTGCCGGTCCTGAATGCTGGCCTCTAAGAGCATTTATTGGTACAACTGTCCAATCCCGTTTGATTCGTTTTTTCTTGCCGGTGGTAGTAATTATCGTAGCTTTAGAAAGTATAACTGACCTGTACTTCAAAAATGAGGGAGTTAATCCCGCGCTTTTTAATGCTCTTGATCTGATAACAGGCGTGATTGTTGTAAGCGTTGTTGTTTCATATCTGGCAAAGCTATTAGGAGGAGATATCGACCGCGCTGAAGCTGAGCGTAAACAATATGAGGAAGCTTTAAGAGAGAGTGAAAAAAAGTACAGGGAGCTTTCGCAGCAGTTTAATACTATCCTTGATGTAATCCCCTATATCATTACATTGCAGTCTTCTGATTTGCGAATAATCTGGGCAAACCGTTGGTCTGCCGCAATGTCAGGGAAGGAACCTTCGGAGCTTGTCGGAAAACACTGTTATGAGATGTTACACAACTCTGCTTCACCATGTAAAGATTGTCCGGTAGATGTAATATTCAAGACAGGAGAGCCTGCATGCGAGTCGGTTGTCACTCATTTTGACAGGTCGTTTGATCTAAAGGCAGTTCCAATAAAAAATGAAAAAGGAGAGATAGAGAGTGTGCTGGCTATAGGAGAGGATATCACCGATAATCTGAAACTAGAAGAACAGCTGCGCCATGCGCAGAAAATGGAGACAGTTGGAACGCTTACCGGCGGCATTGCACATGATTTCAACAATATTCTGACTGCCATAATAGGCTACGGACATATTCTCCTTATGAAAATGAAGGAAGATGATCCTTTGAAGGAAAATGTTGAGCATATACTTTTTTCTTCAGAGAGGGCGGCTGAATTAATCCAGAGTCTTCTTACATTCAGCAGGAAAAAACCTATTGATCCTAAACCTGTCGAGCTAAACGACATAGTAAAAAGGATAACAAAATTGCTTTTAAGGCTGATAGGTGAGGATATCGAACTCCGAACTCAGCTCAGTCAAGATAGGTTATCTATACTAGCAGAAGCAGGTCAGATCGAGCAGATTATGATGAACCTTGCAACGAATGCCCGCGATGCTATGAAAGGAAAAGGATTATTAAGTATCACTACCGGTATTGTGGATATAGATGATTCATATATTAAGGCTCATGGATACGGTAAAAAGGGAAAATATGCTTTTTTTTCGTTTGCTGATAACGGGAAAGGGATGGATAAAAAAACAAGGGAAAGAATATTCGAGCCTTTTTTTACCACTAAAGAAGTCGGGAAAGGAACTGGGCTCGGGATGTCCATTGTTTATGGAATAGTGAAACAGCATAGCGGATATATAAATGTTTACAGCGAGCCCGAGAGCGGGACGACCTTTATTGCCTATCTGCCGATTATTGAAACAGATACTGTAAAGGATAATATTAAGGATAATATAATCCCGAGAGGAAAAGGTGAGGTAGTACTTCTTGCAGAGGATTATGATGAGGCAAGAAACCTTATAATGAGTGTACTGGATGAATACAATTACATGGTTATTGATGCTGTTGACGGCGAAGATGCTGTCAATAAATTCATTGCAAATAAAGACCGGATAAATCTAGTTATGCTTGATGTCATAATGCCAAAGAAAAACGGGAAAGAAGTATATTCTGAAATAAAAAAAATAAACCCTGAAATTAAGGTTATTTTTACAAGCGGCTATACCGGTGATATTATAAATAAAGTGGATTTAACAGGAGGTGAATCTGATTTTGTTTCTAAACCTATTTTTCCAAGTGAGCTTCTTAAGAAAGTCAGAGAGGTTCTTGACAGAAGAGATTGA
- a CDS encoding response regulator → MGSILVVDDDGYVLDSVSTLLEMSGLNVIGCRSANEALEKFNTFDIDVVLSDINMPGTTGIQLLEQINKINPEIPVILMTAFAEMNMAVNALKKGAYDFIIKPYLPDHLKHSIDKAIKYRKFMQSERNYKIMLEQEVEKKTMELAKALDVTKHMSRELIYRLTVAAEYKDAYTGAHISRIVFYSKKLAEAMKLSDEFIERITVASAMHDIGKIGIPDGILLKPGPLTKEEFEIIKTHTTIGEKILSGSTNPFVQMAASISLNHHERWDGTGYPNGLKGEEIPVEGRIVIIADQYDALRSDRPYKSKFSHEKTFKIITEGDGRTSPQHFDPAVLKIFIKHSSEFDEIFNTHQD, encoded by the coding sequence ATGGGTTCAATACTTGTCGTTGATGACGACGGTTATGTCCTTGACTCCGTTTCTACGCTTCTTGAGATGTCAGGGCTTAATGTTATCGGATGCAGGAGCGCTAATGAAGCTTTAGAGAAATTCAATACCTTTGATATCGATGTTGTGCTGAGCGACATCAACATGCCGGGAACTACCGGCATTCAGCTTCTTGAGCAAATCAACAAAATAAATCCTGAAATACCAGTGATACTGATGACTGCTTTTGCTGAAATGAATATGGCAGTTAACGCGCTTAAGAAAGGGGCTTATGATTTTATCATAAAACCCTATTTGCCGGACCATCTCAAGCACTCCATAGATAAGGCAATTAAATACCGTAAATTCATGCAGTCTGAGAGAAATTACAAGATAATGCTTGAGCAGGAGGTAGAGAAAAAGACGATGGAACTTGCCAAGGCATTGGATGTTACCAAACACATGAGCAGGGAATTGATATATCGTCTTACGGTTGCCGCTGAATACAAGGATGCCTATACAGGGGCTCATATTTCAAGAATAGTCTTTTATTCGAAAAAGCTTGCAGAAGCCATGAAACTCTCAGATGAGTTCATTGAAAGGATAACAGTTGCAAGCGCCATGCATGATATCGGGAAAATAGGAATACCTGACGGAATACTTTTAAAACCCGGTCCTCTAACCAAAGAGGAATTCGAAATTATCAAAACACATACGACAATAGGAGAAAAGATACTTTCAGGCTCGACTAATCCTTTTGTTCAGATGGCAGCTTCGATTTCACTTAATCACCACGAAAGATGGGACGGGACCGGATATCCTAATGGATTGAAGGGAGAAGAAATACCTGTTGAGGGAAGGATTGTAATAATCGCAGACCAGTATGATGCATTAAGAAGCGACAGGCCCTATAAATCCAAATTCTCACATGAGAAGACTTTCAAGATAATTACGGAAGGTGACGGCAGAACCAGTCCGCAGCATTTTGATCCTGCTGTATTAAAAATATTTATTAAGCATTCTTCTGAGTTTGATGAGATATTCAATACTCATCAGGACTGA
- a CDS encoding prepilin-type N-terminal cleavage/methylation domain-containing protein: MKINKSGFTLLELIVAITILAIITSFIYGVYTGSVKTIDETREKIDIYENGRMVLERMSNELRSTAVPIDKGVAPDVTFFSGMNDEIGSVHADEVQFITRSNAANYRQNGRPVLMGVYYFLKTEEDEEGETKKKDTYTLMRSEEPIFSRDFMEDVKEEEFIDGCSGLDFEYYGESGWVDEWDDQDGGDQEGKVPGAVKITLSMKPKNGKEITLTTIVTIPCGK, encoded by the coding sequence ATGAAGATAAATAAATCAGGATTCACTCTGCTTGAACTCATTGTAGCCATTACTATCCTTGCAATAATAACTTCATTCATCTACGGAGTTTATACAGGAAGCGTAAAAACTATAGATGAGACAAGAGAGAAAATCGATATCTACGAGAATGGAAGGATGGTCCTTGAGAGGATGTCAAATGAGCTTCGCAGCACCGCGGTTCCCATAGACAAAGGTGTAGCTCCTGATGTAACTTTCTTTTCCGGCATGAACGACGAGATCGGGTCGGTTCATGCTGACGAGGTTCAGTTTATAACAAGATCTAACGCTGCAAATTACAGGCAGAATGGAAGACCTGTCCTGATGGGAGTATATTATTTCCTCAAAACAGAAGAAGATGAAGAGGGGGAGACGAAAAAGAAGGATACTTACACTCTTATGAGGAGCGAGGAGCCCATATTTAGCAGGGATTTTATGGAGGATGTAAAAGAAGAGGAATTCATAGATGGCTGCAGCGGGCTTGACTTTGAGTATTACGGGGAATCAGGATGGGTTGATGAATGGGATGATCAGGATGGCGGTGACCAGGAAGGCAAGGTTCCCGGCGCAGTTAAGATTACGCTTTCAATGAAACCAAAAAATGGGAAGGAAATAACACTTACAACAATAGTTACCATTCCATGCGGAAAATAA